The DNA region AGAGGTCAGGACTGTACCACCTGCAGAGGCCCAGAAGCTGAGTTGACAGTGACCGTGAGGTTCTACAGTAGAGGGAACATGCAGTTAACGCACCGAATCCCAGGCAGGCCTTTCCAGAAGGCCCTTCCTAGAACCGCAGAGCACCATCAGCCGCAGAGTGGGCCTAACCCTGATGCTACCGACAGGCCCCAGGGCAGACGAGGTGGGGCACCTGCCAGCCAGGAGTGTGCAGCGACTGTCACCTCTCACAGGCACTTGCCCGGAGTAGGGAGCCATGTGGGGCTGTGGAGCAGGCCAGGGGTTGGTTGGGCAGTGTTCCCACTCCCTGGGGTCTGTGCCACCCTATGCTGGTGTGTCCAGAGTAGGGAGCCTTGTGACCAGTAGCACTAGTGTTGCTGGGGCTGCCTGACCCCGTTGGTGCTGGGCACCAGCGCCCAGCTTTCCTCCCTGCCACCTGTGGGCCTTGGTCTGTCGGCCTCTTACCCTTGTTTGTCTGGGACAGTATTTTTGGCTTAGCCTGGTTAAGatgcccttttctctctcctttgcctCCAGAATGACAAGGGTAGACCTCAGGAACTACCTCGAGAGCATCTATAATGTGCCCGTGGCTGCCGTGCGGACACGGGTGCAGTATGGTGAGTGCCCACAGGAGGTTCTCCTGTTGGTGTCGTGCCCATCTGTGCCACATGCCTACCTTGCCGAGCCACAGCCTCAGCCACTGCTTGGGGGTCTTGGTCTGACTTGGCtcatggaaactgaggcacagggtgaCTTGTCAGGGTCACATGGTGCTTATATGCCAGAGCGGGGATTGGAATTCAACTGGGCTGGCCTGGGGTCCACTCTGAGCCCTGACTCCGAGGTGGGACTGCAGTGGCTGAGGCTGGGCAGCAAAGCGCTTGCTATTTCATAAGCCCGTGTCGTGTGTTCTGGCTGGTGCCATTTCCACTCCTTTGTTGAGAGCCTGCTGGCCTCTGTTTGGAGATGGGACGAGCCTGCGAGCCTGCTGTGCCGGCTCATTTGATTTCCATGCCCATTTCCCTGAGAAATAgcctttttgagtttttaaaaacatcgTTGCATTTTTAAGAGAGCGGAGATTCGTTTTCGTGGCATTGGCCTCTGAGGATATAAGTTTTTAaagttctgattttgttttttcgcTCCCTTCCAGCAGGCTCTAACAAGAGAAGAGATCACAGAAATGTGAGGATCAAGAAGCCGGACTACAAGGTCGCCTACGTGCAGCTGGTGCGTGTGAGCTGGCCAGCCCCGGCGGGGCCTCCGAGGGGCTCCTTGCAACTGTGTCCTTGGGGATGTTTGTGCCAGAGACGCTGCGCTGGGGCCCAGGGAGCCCCCATGAGGCCGGATCTCAGGGCCGCAGTGCAGAGGCACTCTCCACATAAGGTCACACTCCGTCACGGCCTTGGGGGTGTCAGTGGTGGCGCTGGGAGCACGTGAGCGCTGGGGCGCATGGGGCACGTCTCAGCGTCCAGCCATTTTGTGATTTTGAAGTTTGAATTCTCTCTGGGCAAAAGCAGCCATCACAGGCCTAGTGGGTTTCAGCTCCAACACACACCAGGGTGTCTGAGCATGGGACGCCCCAGCCTCTGGAGAGCCTGTCCTTGGCCAGGTTTCAGACAGAGGCCCCTGAGGGCAAAGGTCTTTGGTGCCCAGGCAGGTCTGGCTGGCTGGGGTCTTGGCCGAGGCCCATGCCTTGCATTGCAGGGTAGCAGGTCCCACAGAGTTGTTAGGGCTCAGGGCTCAACAGGCTGGTTCTGAGCAGGTGCTTGCTTATGTGTCCTGGAGGGGCTCTGGGGAAGAAGGACCCTCACCCCACATTGCCTGGGCCTTAGTTTCTGAAACCCATACTTGTCAGGAGTGAGACCCACAGTTTCAAAGCCTTTCTTCGGGCTCTTTGAGTCCCAGGCAAACCCAGAGGCACTTTCTCTCTGGGCCAAGATGTCTACAgaccgccccagccgcctcctgggcCTCCCCGCTCTGCCCCTGGGGCTGGCCTTACTGGGTGGGGATGGGGCTCTCTTCCGGTGTAAACGGTCCCTGGAGGCTGAGCCAGTGGCCCCTGCCACTAGATGGCAGTAACACTATTGTGAAAACCGCCTCTTGGGCCAGCCGGCTTATTTTGGGGCTAAGGAGGCAGTTTGTTCAAAAGGCCAAGTTAGCGTGGCAGCTTTTCTGAAAAACAGTCACATTTGTTGTTCTAAACAGGGGCCCCCGGAATAATTTGGCCTAATATTTGCCGTGCATGAAATCAGCCAATCCAGGTGGGGAGAGCAGCCGTTGGCCTCATAAAGGCCTCTGTGTGCTCAGTGTCAATTGGGCCCATCTGTCTTTGTCATGGCATGTGGGTGGACATCCCGTGTGCCGGCACCGCCACGGGCACTTCAGAGGCAGCTACGGTTACAAGTGGCATTCGAGTCATCCGAACCCTTGCGTTTTTCCTCTGGGCCCCACCTCCCATGAAAACTGAACCCAGCAGCTCCGGGATCCGGTGTCTGCAGCTGCTGCCCGTGTGTCGTTCTCCCTCTGTGAAGTCCAGGCAGCCAGAGACAGGGCAGGGCAACTGGGAGCCTCGAGGGTCCCTGTTGGGCATGGTTCCTCCGGTTCCAGAATTAAAATTTGTAACGGGTCCTCACCCCCTTCCTGAACTCCAGCAGATCTTTGCACAGCCTAGAAATGGGCCATGGACGTTGGTCCCTGTCCCCCCGCAAAGGGGACTCTCAAGGCCCTTTCCTGTCTCGTGTCTGCTGAGACCTTGCTCAGCGTGTCCCCCTGGGCCCTGCGCCAGGGCTTAGAATCACTGCTAATTGCAAAGCCCAGGGAGGGAGCATTAGAAAGATAAATTTATCCACTTTATTTGGAGTTGGCCGCTGTGGAAAGGCCCTGTCCCACATGGTGGGAGtcccacatttttttctctgacaaCATGATAAGCATCTCCTTGGCCCAAAGTCCTGGGAGCTGTAACCAGCGCCTCAGTGACCCACACAACAAAAAGACCATTGACCGCCCGCTGCCCCGAGGCCTGTGTGGACGCTGAGCAGCGCAGGAATGAAGGGCACAGGACATGAGAGGCAACTCCAGAACAAGCCGCCGCCGCCAGCTGGGCTGAGCTCCGTGCTCGGGGCTCCGGGCTCCAGGCGGGCAGCAGCCCCCAGGGCGCCCTGAGATTCCTGAAGGCAGGGCTGCCTTGTTTACTTGTCATTAggacatttttctcttcctgttgtTTACTCCTATCAActgtctctctcctttctggAAGGatcaaggactttttttttttaggtacaaGGTGAACGCTTCTAGAAAGGGGAACCCCCTGGGAAACCATGCTTGGCATCCACAAACGGTGTTTGTCTTCTGTAAGAAACAGATTTTCTCTCACCAGCTTCCCCCATTTCTTCCCGAAACTATGACAAATGgccatgtttgtgttttaaactgtCATTTCTGACTGCCTCAGAAAACTAGCAGAGTCACCTCCATATAGTAAAGGTAAACCTTCCGTTCAGGGCAATCAGCCTCACATGTAAACGATTGCCCCTCGGTATTTTAAAAGACGCCAAGTTTAGAGCTGTGTAAGCCAATCCTCCTGCAGGTCGGCTGTAGCGCATGCAGTGCCACCTTCTCCACCAGCCCCTGCGCTCTGCGCCAGGGATTGGGGTGCATCCACCTCCCTTGCAGGGTGGAATCTGGGCCTGTTTCCGATCATACTTGGCTGCTTGCCCACATCCAAATTTATTTACACAACAAGGGTCTGCAGGAGCCAAATGTACTTGACTGATTTTACTCACTAAAGGTTTCCAGATTTGGGTGCCATCCTCACTCCTCCACCTGTCTGGAAACAGAAGGGAGGCTGGCCGCCCCGACATGTGCCGGCCCgctcctcccccttctcttccctctcctctggtCTGCTCTTTCTTTCTGCTCTTGCCCCTTATCTTTGGAGCTACTTAGTAATCAGCAAGATAAAATGGCTCCTCATATTTGCTCAGGTCCCCAAAGAGCAGTATCCCCTCCTTCTCGTGAACCCGAGCCACATGCCGTGGCCTGGGCTGGTGCTTGGCCAACACAGACATATTCTGAACTCTCAGCAAAAGATGTAAGACCAGTTAATTGGCAGAGCCGGTCCTGATTTATCAGCTGCTGCACGTGCATGTTTCTTCGTACGTGATGTTCATTTTAATTGCCAGGCTCTGGGCTAGGAGGGGGAGCTTTAATGTGAGTACAGCCTGAGGCATTTTGGACGGATAGGTTCAGCGTGGTACCAGACGTGATTTGTGTCATGTTTTTCCATGCCTTGTCCCTGCCCCCCCAGTCCAGCCAGGTGGCCCTGTGCTGGTAAATGGGTGCACCTAGGGTGGGGGCAAACACCAGGCCCTAAAGAGACAATGGTGGGGAAAGCGGCCCTGTCCCGGAGCTGTGGCTTCCGCTGCGGCATGACACTGGGGGCCGTGGCTATAGGGCTGCTTACATTCCAGGCAGGGACGCTGCCtcaggaggcccagggaggtgccTCTGAGCAGTTGAATCCGGCGCCGGCAGAAAGGGGCTGCCAGAAAGCATGAGGCTCCCCACGGACCCCTCTGCTGAGGAGTCTTTGCAGTTCTGGCTGGAGCATTTGTTCTCCCCCTTAGGCCCACGGACAGACCTTCACGTTCCCAGATCTGTTTCCCGAGAAAGACCAGAGCCCCGAAGGCAGCACTGCCGACGGACTCCACGACATGCTCGCGGAGGAGAGGCAGCAGAGGCAGAGCAGTGACCCTCGGCGGGGCGGCGTCCCCAACTGGTTCGGGCTGTGACGGGGCGGCCATCAGGGATACGCCCCAGGTGGGCACTGTGGCAGAGCAGCCCTGACACCTAAATAAAAGTCTTGCTGCAGGAGAAAGAGCAGGAAGCTCTGTTTCCTTCTTCTCTTGGGTCTCTGGGTGCCAGACACGCAGCAGCCACCCCCCGACTCTGAGCGCCACGTggcctggctctgctttccagggtcTGGGCAGTGGTTGCAGCCGGGGTTCGGTCTCTGAGCTGACAAGGAACTGAGGGTGGGCAGACTAGAGACGTGGTGGCCCCATGCTGGGGAGGCGGGTTGGCCAGAGAGAGGGCCACACACAGGCTCGGAGCTGCATGCCAGGTGGGGAATGAGACATGCAGGTGAAATGACCCAGAAGATAGTTCTGAGTGCTAACATTCAAAGCCTGAGCCCAGAGGCGTCGGGAGGAGTAGAGGGGTCAGCAAGAGCACGGGACGGTGCTGGGTGAGAGAACAGCCTGGCCTGGACAGAAGTTCTGGGGAGGGGCTGCAAGGTCAGCAGCCCTCAGGGGTACTGGTGAGGGAACTCTGGCTCGCCTGTGGGTTTCAGTTTGGCACAGTTGGCAGCAAGGACCCAAGAAGGGCCGGGAAGGGATCTGAGGGCAGCAGCATCTCAGGAGGGTCATGGCGGAGAGGTGCCGTCGGGAATGGGCCCAAGGCTGGGCCTAGGGGACAGGGAGGACCCAGCCTGGAAAGGTGTGGGCAGCAACCACTGCAAAACAGCTCTGTGGGCTGCGAGAGAGGAGAGGGTGGGCTTGAGCGTCCTGTTGGAGGTGCCCGGTGGCCTCGCAGTGTCTGGGTGGATGCCTGCGTCTAGACCCTCGTTCTGTCGCTCAGGGCAGGTCAGGACGCGCAGCTGCTGCCTCTGATTCTTGTCTAAATGGAGTTCTGTATGGAAGCCTGTGGCCCTGCCAGAGGCGCTGTGCTGCCTCTGCTAGCCTGGCCTGGCCTGTGGGAGCAAGGGGGTTGCCCGGCCGCCGTTTACGGGGCCTGAACCTGGCAGACTGGCCTGGGTTCCTGTTCCAGCAAAGCTGGACAGGCCGGCCGGGGCAGCCTCCAGGGGGCCCTGAGCTGGATGCAGAattgatttttggttttaatgATGTATTATTCAGGACCTTCCAAGGAACCCGGATGGTTTCCAGCCCCTCTTCCCAGAACCCCTGCATCTGGGGAGGCCCGTGGCCTCCAGAGCCCCTTCTGGCCCCATCTCCGTGCAGCAGCTGGTGCTTTCTCAGAAGGGTTCCAGAGGCCTGGGGGGTCCTCTGTTTTTCTTAACCTGCCCTTGGTTCCAGTGCTTCCCCAGAAAACCCAACATGGAGGCCAGAGCAAGGTCCCCTCCCTGCTGTGTGGAGGCAGCTCCGGCTTGGGAATCAAAGCCAGGGCCCACGTGCACGTTGGGAACCATCTGCCCTGACCAGGACGGAGCTGCACTCGGGCATCTGGGGGAAAGCCCACGGCACGGCTTTGTTGCACAAAGTTGGGTTTGCCGTGTGAGCCTCCCCATCCGAATGCTCGGGAGGACACAGGTGTCACGTGGCCTCAGGACCAACCCCGATCTGCAGCGTGGGCCTGTTGTGGTCTGAGTGAGGGTCCTGGCCTTTGCTTCTGCTTGGGCAGCCTACGAGGGTCTTGCAAGAGGAGATGGCGTGGCAGCTGGctcagcctcccctcccccagcccagagTGCAGGCAGGATGAGATGCAGCGGGGGAAGCGCTCGGCTAGGGGGTGAAGGCCCGGGCAAGCTCACCCTTCAGTGTTGATTTAAAGGGATGGGGAAGGTCAGGAAGTGGAGCCGGAGAAATGGAGTCAACTGTATTTTCCTTAGAGAAATAATTCATGGGGCCTAGAGCTCTGAGGACCCTAACTCACGGCAGGGGAAGAAGAATCCCATCTTTCATCCACGGCATGTCCAGCCCCGCGCACAGGGGCCAGGCTGTTAGCAGCCCTGCTGGCGGCCAGCGCACCAGGCACACTCCATCACGGCCGCCACCCCCAGACGCAGCCCTGACTCCGGCTCCAGCCGCCTGGGCCTCCAGACCCTCCTCCCGCCCCATCTCACCCTGGTCTGTGCTGTCCTGTTGCAGCCCCCATGTCTCCCACAGGCCTCCCTgccaggaaggagaaaggggcTGGGGAGCTACTGCACAGCACGCTGGGGGCTCCCGCACTCCCCAGTTGTCACTGGGCATCCTTCTGCATGGGAGCCCACTGACCCTGGAAAGGGGCTGGCTGAGGGCAGAGCCTTAGGGGAGATAATAGCCTTAAGGGCCTGCCAAGTGCCTGGCCTGGGCCCAGTCCTAGGGAGTGCCTAGATGGAGGCAAGACCAAAACGCGGGGATGAGCACGGGGGTGAGGCTGAGCGCATTTCTTGAAGAATGGAGGATAGGGACGGGCATGTGGCTGTCTAGTGTGAAAAACGGGGCTGCCAGTCCTCGGCTGGGGCGGGTAATTCACACAAGACCCCACTTTCTGGGTCATTCACTTGACCAGTGGTTTCTGGTCTGAGCCAGGTGTCAGAACTGAAGCCCCCAGGTCTCTGTCCCAGCCACGTGTGCATGACCTCGCCATGTCACTGGATAGTCTCCCCAAAGCATCCACACCCACCTCACATGCCTGCTGCAGAGGAGCGCGGAacaggctggggtgggcaggcgGCCCCACTCGGGGTCTGGAAGGCTCAGCCTCTCTCCAGGAGCCCTGCATGCCGCACCCGTGGAGCTGAGCTTGGGATAGCCAACCAGGGCCGTACGGGGAGGGCCCACGGGAAGGGCCCCGGGTGGAGTGGGATGCTCAGGGCTTCAGCCGGGAGTCTGCTTCCACCACCCCAGGCATACTCAGAGCCCAGAGAAGGGACTGGCTGGACGTGCCAGCTCCCATGACCCGCTCCTGCCTGGAGGCTCGGGGAGGGAGGGACCAGCACCTGGGCAGgtctgtcttttccccagtacAAGGGCCCCACTGTAGTGGCTCATGTGCTAACACAGGCTCTTTCATGCATGGGGACCAGAGAGGGTCTCACAGGGCCCCTCTGGCCTGGGCGTCAGCCTCACCACCCCCACACCTGGGCAAGACCCCCGTCCAACCCAAACAGGCTGTTCCTGCAGAAGGAACTCGCCCAAAAAGATTAATCTCCCAATGCTGACAAGACCACTCCCACCTGTGTCTGGACATCCTCAGCGTGGCAGGAGTGGGAGAGGAACCCTGACCCCAGAGATGGCAAGCGGGCCTGTGGCCTTGCCTCCGTCGCCCCAACATGACAGCCCTACCCCTTGTGGACATCTCCAACTGGGAGCAGGGTCGGgagcagccagagacaaaggcaACAGGACGAGGAGAGCCGGCCGCACTGCTGCGTGTCCCCATTGATGTTCTTTAGTGCCATGCCGGAGTGATGCAAGGTCCAGGCAGTGCCCCACTGCGTGCATGGGAAGGGGTGGAGGGGCCCTCAGGACCGCACCAGGCTGTGCTCAGAGCTGGATGGCCCCACTTGTCTGTGCTGACGAGTTATAGCCACGATGGGCCCAGCTCTCCAGCCCACAGGAGCCCATGCCCTGGCAGCTCCAGGTGAGCCAAGCTGCCGGAATGGAGCAGAACCCCCTGGCCACCCTCCCTCCTGTGGGCGTCTGGTTCTCTTTGGGAGCTGGCGGTGTTCCTGGGGCGGCTCGACAGTGTCCTGTCTCAAAATGGCATCACTTCTGTACCTGGTGGCAGATGGGCAGCCGGGCGCTGGGGCAGGAGCGGGCTCTTCCTGGCCCTGGCTCCCCGGGCTCCTCCTCTGCCCCATCctgccccctcccacctccttggGCCCCTCTGCCTCAAGCTAGCCAACACACGTCTCTGCAGTCTAGAGCCTGAAGTCACGTTCCTGGTCATCCATCTGCATTGGGGTTCCCAACTTACGACCTCCAGCAGGGACTGAAGGCCAGGGACACAGCAGTTCCTCCTGGTCCACTCTAGGGCTTAAAGTGAGGACAGGCTGGAGCAGGCCAGCCCCTTGAAGGTAGCTGTAGTGGCTGCCATCTCGGGGctgccctcccacctcccacctttcATGCAACCGTCAGTCGTATTAgctaagtgaatgagtgagtgagtgaccGCCCGATTCAGGAAGTCAGCTTGGCCAGGTGGGAAAGCTGGGCTGTCATCCTCTTCCTTGGGGTTTGATGGGTGCTCCTGGCCAGGGTCTGGCTGAGTGGGCAGGTGGCATGAGCCAAGCACCGCCTGGCATCCCTGCCTGCCCATGGTGGCTCCCCCAGAACAGGAGGCCTGtggctgcagtgatctgagagAGCACTGGCCTTGGGatgctcttttctatttttgaagaacagctttattgagatgaagTTGGTGTACCCTGCAGTCCACCCACTCAGTGGCTTCTGGTATATTCCCAGAGTTGTGTAGCCtgctagaacattttcatcactcagAAAGCAGCACGCACCCCTTAGCTGGAGCTCCCAGCTCCCTGCTCCCCTGTGCCCCTGGCTACGACTGGTCTGCTTTGGATTGGCCTGTTCTGGATGTTTCATGAGTGAACCACCCAGGGTCTGTGTGGCTTTtcgtgtctggcttatttcacttggtgTGGCATCTTCAGGGCGCACCCATGTCGCAGCCTGCGCCAGGATCTCCTTCCCTCTGGGGCTGAGTCGTGCTCCACCGTGTGAACGGTCCTCGTGTTAGTTCGCCGTCCATCAGCAGACACGTGGCGGCTTCAGCCTTTTGGCTCTTGTGAGCGAAGCTGTGGTGCACACGCGTGTGCACACTTTGACGTGGATGTGAGCTTGCCATTCCTCTTGGAGGGATGGGGCACTTTCCTGCCCGTGGTGTGCATGTAAGGCTGCTGTAGCCTCACCGAGGAAGTGACTGTCCCAGGCTCTAAAGGGGCCGGAGGATGGCCGAGGGATGGGGCCGGCTCCACAGACGTCCCTACTGTGGATCTCCGGATGGGGTGCTCGTGAAGGCGACGTCTTCCTGGGCTGCTTCTCACGAGGGGTGCAGGTGGGCTCCCGAGTGGCCTGGAAGCTGGGGAGAGGCGTGGATGTGGATGGCGTGTTTGCTCTTAGGCGGCCCCCAGGGGGTTCCTGCAGGGCCCTGGGAGCTTGGCCTGGGCTGGGGCTCGGGTTGGGGCTCAGGAGTTGGACCGAGGGGCCCAGCCCTAGGGCTCTGGCCACCTGTGCTTGCTCCCTTCCCTGTCATTCTCTCCCATCTTAGCGTCTCTGTCCTTCTCCTCCCCAGGTGCCGCACCCTCAGTCCCCTCCTCTCTATCTCCAGCACCACTCACAGCTCCACACCCCCGGAATTCCCTGCATTGTCGCCTCTGTGTCTTGGGGCCCTGGGAGCAAGCACAACGTCTGCAGTGCCCCTGTACATGGCGGCCGGGGCCTGGGCTGCGCTGCACGTGGATGCCCGTCTCAACTCCATAGCCGGCTAAGAGTTCTTTCAAGGCCAAGAATTCTTCTCTTTGACCGTATTTCCACCCCTCTGCCTGCCCTAGGACGCTCTCCATAGTGGATGCTGCTCTTTGCCATGGCACGCTGGGAGGACAGGACTGCTGGGGCCCCCGTGTTCCAGCCTCTCCTGATCCTCCAGACGCTGCTGCTTCCTGGGCCTGGGTGTCTGAGGGGATGTCCCTCAAGGTTCCCACCCAGCTCAGCCTGACAGGAGCCGCACCCTGCGAGGCCTCAGACCGCACCATGCCGGGTGGGGACACCAGGCCCTGAGTGACCTGTTCGGCGTCTGCGTTCACCACCCCACCCCGTCTGAGATCATCCCCAGCACCAGTCCCCCCAAATCgattcattatttctttgtaaatagGGCTTTTTCTAGTCAAAATAGTCAGCTTTTCTTGTTTCTCCGACATCTGGCTTTGATTGGCCCTGGCCTCCGTGGATGCTGGGGCCCTGACGCTGTGTCCAATGGGGAGGGCCAGCCGGGCCTGCATTCTCCCTGCACGAGGCCAGCTCTGCGAGAGGGTGGGAGACCTCCCACCCATCCTCCCCCTGCACATCCGCACTCCTTGCCTTGGCCTGAGCCCAGCTCTGCAAAGCTGAGACCCTAGAGGACTCACCCCGTGGTTAGAGTGACCCCTGCTCTGGAGCCCCCGTGGAGGGAGGCTGGGGGCGCTGGCTTCAGGCCCAGGACAGAGCCGCTACCCCATCCT from Rhinopithecus roxellana isolate Shanxi Qingling chromosome 15, ASM756505v1, whole genome shotgun sequence includes:
- the MRPL23 gene encoding 39S ribosomal protein L23, mitochondrial isoform X2; the protein is MEMTRVDLRNYLESIYNVPVAAVRTRVQYGSNKRRDHRNVRIKKPDYKVAYVQLAHGQTFTFPDLFPEKDQSPEGSTADGLHDMLAEERQQRQSSDPRRGGVPNWFGL
- the MRPL23 gene encoding 39S ribosomal protein L23, mitochondrial isoform X1, whose translation is MARNVVYPLYQLGGPQLRVFRTNFFIQLVRPGVAQPEDTVQFRIPMEMTRVDLRNYLESIYNVPVAAVRTRVQYGSNKRRDHRNVRIKKPDYKVAYVQLAHGQTFTFPDLFPEKDQSPEGSTADGLHDMLAEERQQRQSSDPRRGGVPNWFGL